From one Lactiplantibacillus paraplantarum genomic stretch:
- a CDS encoding cold-shock protein — MKNGTVKWFNADKGYGFITGEDGNDVFVHFSAIQTDGFKTLEEGQKVTFDEESSDRGPQAANVVPQ, encoded by the coding sequence ATGAAAAATGGTACTGTAAAATGGTTCAATGCTGATAAGGGTTATGGTTTTATTACTGGTGAAGATGGCAACGATGTATTCGTTCACTTCTCAGCTATCCAAACTGACGGTTTCAAGACCTTAGAAGAAGGCCAAAAAGTTACCTTTGATGAAGAATCAAGCGATCGTGGCCCACAAGCTGCTAACGTTGTTCCTCAATAA
- a CDS encoding MurR/RpiR family transcriptional regulator — protein sequence MSTQTPVHRNRVLTLIRSYYPNLSVTDRKIADYIIADPVKTAAQSISDLAAAVGVSTATVSRFVKRISFSSFRDFSRELTAAEPIEQTNAEAFQDVEKQTTFKGIAESTFNSIRSSLDQTSQVMTESDLKQAVELLLNARSIGFYGLGGSAVAALDGYHKFVRTGIPCAHNSDYDMQLMQAAQMNANDVAVVISHTGRNQQTLQVLSTLNAQGVPVIALTSFGNSPLAKDSTVAFISVAEEINYRSEGLTSLIAQMSIIDSLFLMTAVHGNIEMAESLGRVREAISQTRTEL from the coding sequence ATGTCCACACAAACACCAGTACATCGCAATCGGGTCCTGACCTTAATTCGTTCCTATTATCCGAATTTAAGTGTGACCGACCGTAAAATTGCCGACTATATTATTGCCGACCCTGTTAAGACGGCGGCTCAGTCGATCTCAGATTTAGCGGCCGCGGTCGGCGTTTCAACGGCCACGGTTTCGCGGTTTGTCAAGCGAATCAGTTTTAGTAGTTTCCGTGACTTTTCGCGTGAACTAACTGCGGCTGAACCGATTGAACAAACTAATGCGGAAGCTTTTCAAGATGTCGAAAAACAAACAACTTTCAAAGGAATTGCCGAATCAACGTTCAATAGCATTCGTAGCTCGCTCGATCAGACGAGCCAGGTCATGACGGAAAGTGATCTTAAGCAAGCGGTGGAATTACTATTAAACGCGCGTTCAATTGGCTTTTATGGTCTCGGAGGTTCTGCTGTGGCGGCCTTAGATGGCTACCATAAGTTTGTTCGTACCGGCATTCCATGTGCGCATAATAGTGATTATGATATGCAGCTCATGCAGGCGGCCCAGATGAACGCCAATGACGTGGCGGTAGTTATCTCGCATACGGGTCGTAATCAACAAACGCTACAAGTGCTATCGACTTTAAATGCGCAAGGGGTGCCAGTGATTGCACTGACCAGTTTTGGTAATTCACCACTGGCTAAGGATAGTACCGTCGCGTTTATTTCAGTAGCTGAAGAAATTAATTATCGGTCAGAAGGCCTGACATCGTTAATTGCTCAAATGAGTATTATCGATAGTCTTTTCTTGATGACTGCCGTACATGGCAATATTGAGATGGCAGAAAGTCTTGGCCGAGTTCGCGAGGCTATTAGTCAGACGCGAACGGAGCTTTAA
- a CDS encoding Gfo/Idh/MocA family protein yields MLKLGIIGTNWITQQFIDAAVESTEWQLTTVYSRHAETARAFADKNHADEIFTDLDAFFSQGSFDTVYIASPNSLHFAQAKQAIAYGKHVIVEKPAVANQQEFEQLDAVLKAHPDVLLFEAARQIHEVNFQRVKDQIKKLSLVQGATLTYMKYSSRYDAVLAGEEPNIFSLNFAGGALQDLGVYLAYDAVGWFGMPEEVAYYPTLTRTGVDGKGVAILRYADFTVTLNVGKTSNSFLPSEINGLRDAIVMDNPAELGQVTYQDKAGQAHDLGVQPDANPMLAEARDFAAVINDPTSHQAEYLAWRQLSRNVNKLLFNLRQSGHLYFTGEAPETDK; encoded by the coding sequence ATGTTAAAATTAGGAATTATTGGAACGAACTGGATTACGCAACAGTTTATTGATGCCGCGGTTGAATCAACTGAATGGCAGCTGACGACTGTTTATTCCCGGCACGCGGAAACTGCGCGGGCCTTTGCTGACAAGAATCATGCTGATGAAATTTTTACCGACTTGGATGCATTTTTCAGTCAGGGAAGTTTTGACACGGTCTACATTGCGTCACCGAATAGTCTGCACTTTGCTCAGGCTAAACAGGCTATTGCGTACGGCAAGCATGTTATTGTTGAAAAGCCGGCCGTGGCGAATCAGCAAGAATTTGAACAGTTAGATGCCGTTTTGAAGGCCCACCCAGATGTGTTACTGTTTGAGGCGGCTCGGCAAATTCATGAAGTTAACTTCCAGCGTGTCAAGGACCAGATTAAGAAGTTGTCCTTAGTTCAAGGTGCAACGCTAACTTACATGAAGTACTCGTCACGGTATGATGCTGTACTGGCCGGCGAAGAACCCAATATTTTCTCACTGAACTTTGCGGGTGGGGCGCTTCAAGACTTAGGGGTCTACTTAGCCTATGACGCGGTTGGCTGGTTCGGGATGCCAGAAGAGGTAGCTTACTACCCAACACTGACTCGAACAGGCGTAGATGGTAAGGGTGTTGCGATTTTGCGTTACGCGGATTTTACAGTGACGTTGAACGTTGGTAAGACAAGTAACTCGTTCTTACCATCAGAAATTAACGGTCTGCGCGACGCTATCGTGATGGACAACCCAGCCGAACTAGGCCAAGTTACCTATCAAGATAAGGCGGGGCAAGCACATGATTTAGGGGTGCAACCGGATGCCAATCCAATGCTGGCTGAAGCACGCGATTTTGCGGCTGTCATCAATGATCCGACTAGTCATCAGGCGGAATACTTAGCTTGGCGACAACTTAGTCGAAATGTTAATAAACTATTATTTAATTTGCGGCAGTCAGGGCACCTTTATTTTACGGGTGAAGCGCCTGAGACCGATAAATAG
- a CDS encoding helix-turn-helix domain-containing protein, with product MTMFDRIKEISKKRGLTLAQLNEKVGFKQNVIYSWKTKTPSVDKVKAVADVLNVSVDYLLGKTDDNSTSMKPKQVDIADDDVIMTFEGKPIPPEDLELMKRLLRGGRNND from the coding sequence ATGACAATGTTTGATAGAATAAAAGAAATTTCTAAAAAGAGAGGGTTAACCCTTGCCCAATTAAACGAAAAAGTGGGATTTAAACAGAATGTTATTTATTCGTGGAAAACAAAAACACCTTCTGTCGACAAGGTCAAAGCCGTTGCCGATGTTCTAAATGTTTCTGTTGATTACTTATTAGGCAAAACGGATGATAATTCTACTTCAATGAAGCCCAAACAAGTTGATATTGCTGATGATGATGTCATTATGACATTTGAAGGTAAGCCAATCCCTCCTGAAGACTTAGAATTGATGAAACGTCTTTTGAGAGGTGGTAGAAATAATGATTGA
- a CDS encoding tyrosine-type recombinase/integrase, with translation MASINKRGKKWNARVSYYDDLGNRKFINQGGFRTKREAQEWANQNEIDVSNGINPRLGKQLFTDYFLKWYQTYKEPTLAKSSRLRYQYTLGIVNNYFAGKRLDEITRTDYQKFLNDYANPVGRTPRSLSSSEKVNVQIKSAVQYAIDDGIIKRNFTAHTKISGRPEKPKEMKYLDGKDAEKLTRALESDLTFAHLTKLMALVSLQTGARYSEVAGLTWDCFSFDFKTLRINKTWDTLQRNGFADTKNEQSKRLIKITDHLADILKSFHALQIIKLEELGIDNPLDLIFINQYGRVPDNTSANQTLHRVLKRIGSKDITFHGLRHTHASYLIYKGVSIYYISERLGHSNYSTTIRVYSHLLREMEKKETSKALVALSSMDGLVHKSVHKSYKNA, from the coding sequence ATGGCAAGTATTAATAAGCGTGGTAAAAAGTGGAATGCGCGTGTTTCATATTACGATGATTTAGGAAATCGTAAATTTATCAATCAAGGTGGTTTTCGAACTAAGCGTGAAGCCCAAGAATGGGCTAACCAAAATGAAATTGATGTTAGCAATGGTATAAATCCAAGATTAGGTAAGCAACTATTTACGGATTACTTTTTAAAATGGTATCAGACTTATAAGGAGCCAACTTTAGCAAAGTCCAGTCGATTACGTTATCAGTATACACTTGGAATTGTTAATAATTATTTTGCGGGCAAACGGTTAGATGAAATAACACGCACCGATTATCAGAAGTTTCTAAACGATTATGCTAATCCTGTAGGTCGAACCCCTCGTTCGCTTAGCAGCTCCGAAAAAGTTAACGTGCAAATTAAGTCAGCCGTCCAATATGCTATCGATGATGGCATTATTAAGCGCAATTTTACAGCGCACACTAAAATTAGTGGGCGCCCAGAAAAGCCTAAAGAAATGAAATATTTAGACGGTAAAGATGCGGAAAAGCTGACTCGCGCGCTTGAATCAGACTTAACGTTTGCTCATTTAACTAAGCTGATGGCGTTGGTTAGTTTGCAAACTGGTGCTCGTTACAGTGAAGTTGCCGGTCTAACATGGGATTGTTTCTCTTTTGATTTCAAAACTCTGAGAATCAATAAGACCTGGGATACATTACAACGAAATGGATTCGCTGATACCAAAAACGAACAGTCCAAGCGGCTAATAAAAATTACTGATCACTTAGCTGATATTTTAAAAAGTTTTCACGCTCTGCAGATTATAAAGTTAGAAGAACTAGGAATTGATAATCCACTTGATTTGATATTTATTAATCAGTATGGACGTGTACCGGACAACACAAGCGCCAATCAGACGCTTCACAGAGTTTTAAAACGTATTGGGTCTAAAGATATTACCTTTCACGGACTGCGCCATACACACGCTTCATATTTGATTTACAAAGGTGTCTCAATTTACTATATCTCTGAACGATTGGGTCATTCTAATTATTCTACAACCATCCGTGTTTACTCGCACCTTTTACGAGAAATGGAAAAAAAGGAGACGAGCAAAGCCCTTGTGGCTCTAAGTTCGATGGACGGTTTGGTGCACAAGTCGGTGCACAAATCTTACAAAAACGCCTAA
- a CDS encoding DEAD/DEAH box helicase, translating to MLDVFKTKFAAAGFTELSPIQTAVAEPLAAGQSVLGLAPTGSGKTLAFTWPMLEALRVGEGTQALILAPSQELAMQTTNVVREWGQLIDAKVLAITGGANVKRQMEKLKKHPEVIVGTPGRITNLIADGKIKLGHLKMMIVDEADELLTDETLDQIREILDATFAETLQLGFFSATETKILDELPRWFGQQVEKIDVRAIDQTQGVVRHRTMQVGNRHRVDLLKRISRVDHMRALVFFNKMQELQHVALELRHQHVSYVALTSNQRQVEREKALRLFRQGKVGLLLTTDLAARGLDVPELPAVINYQLPKDVTTYIHRSGRTGRMGADGLVLTFGDDHDVRDFKKMMANTNYEIKPGYLVDYHIVDTKPDKVIPPLTFDHPEKAGNAASSRHRVTPAGHPDKVKHVETSRERPVKTIPNKKKGHNKHSKKKGMRKKNRDRFSNQ from the coding sequence ATGTTAGACGTATTTAAAACTAAATTTGCAGCGGCGGGGTTCACGGAATTATCACCGATTCAGACGGCGGTAGCCGAGCCACTCGCGGCTGGTCAATCGGTATTAGGACTTGCGCCCACAGGTTCTGGTAAGACCCTGGCGTTTACGTGGCCGATGCTTGAAGCACTCCGGGTAGGCGAAGGGACTCAGGCACTCATCTTAGCGCCATCCCAAGAGCTGGCGATGCAAACAACCAACGTGGTGCGTGAATGGGGGCAATTGATTGATGCCAAAGTCCTTGCGATTACTGGTGGGGCGAACGTAAAACGGCAGATGGAGAAGCTCAAGAAGCATCCTGAAGTGATCGTCGGTACGCCGGGACGAATTACTAACTTGATTGCGGATGGTAAAATCAAGCTGGGGCATTTGAAGATGATGATCGTCGACGAGGCGGATGAACTGTTGACGGATGAGACCTTGGATCAGATTCGCGAGATTCTTGATGCAACGTTTGCTGAAACGTTACAGTTAGGCTTCTTCTCGGCAACGGAAACGAAAATCTTAGACGAGCTTCCTCGGTGGTTTGGGCAGCAGGTTGAAAAGATCGATGTGCGTGCCATTGATCAGACACAGGGGGTAGTTCGTCACCGGACGATGCAAGTGGGTAATCGTCACCGGGTCGATCTATTAAAGCGTATCAGTCGTGTCGATCACATGCGGGCACTAGTATTTTTCAATAAGATGCAAGAACTCCAGCATGTAGCCTTGGAATTACGTCACCAGCACGTGAGCTACGTTGCTTTGACGAGTAATCAGCGGCAAGTTGAACGGGAAAAGGCGCTACGGTTGTTCCGGCAAGGCAAGGTCGGTTTATTGTTAACGACAGATTTGGCAGCTCGGGGCTTAGATGTGCCTGAGTTGCCAGCGGTAATTAATTATCAATTGCCTAAAGACGTCACGACCTACATTCACCGGAGTGGCCGGACAGGTCGAATGGGTGCTGACGGGTTAGTCCTGACTTTTGGGGATGACCATGATGTGCGGGACTTTAAGAAAATGATGGCTAATACGAACTATGAGATCAAGCCAGGATATTTAGTTGATTATCATATTGTCGACACCAAGCCGGACAAAGTGATTCCACCATTGACGTTTGACCATCCAGAGAAGGCTGGCAACGCGGCTAGCAGTCGCCACCGGGTTACGCCTGCTGGACATCCGGATAAGGTTAAACACGTTGAGACGAGCCGCGAGCGGCCTGTTAAGACGATACCTAACAAGAAAAAAGGTCATAATAAGCATTCTAAGAAAAAAGGCATGCGTAAAAAGAATCGTGACCGCTTTAGCAATCAGTAA
- a CDS encoding alpha/beta hydrolase codes for MRNHPNWQRRRRSLLVLILGLLFLGFLIRPSYQWTQANVAAMAGRHDSQLSPIIMIPGSSATQNRFDTLVKQLNKADHRQHSLIKLTVMTNDTIKMTGTLRARDNEPVIVVGFQNNRDGYDNIKQQARWFSLAFKKLATKYQFNNFKAIGHSNGGLIYTYFFEHYFNRDDITVKRIMTIGSPYNFSEANLNHKTQMLADFIKYRDRLPKTATMYSVAGTENYDSDGLVPARSVEAGKYIYQGQVKHFTEITVTGTDAQHSDLPQNAQIVTLIRTYMLDKPKQNRKGLVTANTSE; via the coding sequence ATGCGTAATCATCCTAATTGGCAACGCCGTCGACGTAGTCTGTTAGTTCTCATCTTAGGCCTACTGTTTTTGGGCTTTCTGATTCGCCCGTCTTACCAGTGGACCCAGGCGAACGTGGCCGCAATGGCTGGCCGCCATGATTCACAACTGTCGCCAATTATCATGATTCCTGGCAGTAGTGCGACGCAGAATCGGTTTGATACCTTGGTCAAGCAGCTTAACAAGGCTGATCATCGCCAGCATAGTTTGATTAAGCTAACGGTGATGACCAACGATACGATTAAAATGACTGGGACGTTGCGTGCGCGGGATAATGAACCAGTCATCGTGGTTGGTTTTCAAAATAATCGGGACGGCTATGACAACATTAAGCAACAGGCGCGGTGGTTTTCACTGGCTTTTAAAAAATTAGCTACCAAATATCAATTTAATAATTTCAAGGCGATTGGACACTCGAATGGTGGCTTGATCTATACCTATTTCTTTGAACATTATTTCAATCGGGACGACATCACTGTCAAACGGATCATGACCATTGGTTCGCCGTATAACTTCTCGGAAGCTAATTTGAACCATAAGACACAGATGTTAGCTGACTTTATTAAGTATCGGGACCGGTTACCTAAGACGGCGACCATGTATTCAGTTGCGGGTACGGAAAATTATGATTCGGATGGGCTTGTACCAGCGCGGAGTGTCGAGGCTGGTAAGTATATTTATCAAGGCCAAGTCAAACATTTTACGGAAATTACGGTTACGGGAACGGATGCCCAGCACTCCGACTTGCCCCAAAATGCGCAAATTGTGACGTTGATTCGAACGTACATGTTAGACAAACCAAAGCAGAATCGCAAGGGTTTAGTGACGGCCAATACGAGTGAATAG
- a CDS encoding PadR family transcriptional regulator, which produces MKPEISKDTIRGHTTTIVLNILNQGDSYGYAIAKTIKQLSHAAYVINEATLYTVFRRLEKHGDISSYWGNETQGGRRKYYQITTQGRTTLRHNIDEWNFAKQVIDDLILGRLDDNVSKD; this is translated from the coding sequence GTGAAACCGGAAATATCTAAGGACACGATTCGGGGGCATACAACGACCATCGTGCTCAATATTTTGAATCAGGGTGACAGTTACGGCTATGCGATTGCTAAGACCATCAAGCAATTGAGTCATGCGGCCTATGTTATCAATGAAGCAACGTTATACACGGTGTTTCGACGTTTAGAGAAGCATGGCGATATCAGTAGTTATTGGGGAAATGAGACGCAAGGTGGTCGGCGAAAGTATTATCAAATTACGACGCAAGGACGGACCACACTACGACACAATATCGATGAGTGGAATTTTGCAAAACAGGTTATTGACGACTTGATTTTAGGGAGGCTTGACGACAATGTCAGCAAAGATTGA
- a CDS encoding ImmA/IrrE family metallo-endopeptidase, with the protein MIDYFREVLDYVFDHGIGITLCGDFSSHTPSGSNPHNRQIVINTKWYKQRQLPYITAHEASHVLNQDSGVLYYSGTAKTPIEAKANRGAIDILIPIYFQDMEREFADQYTFMEEFEVPSFMEDYVISKIREYYAN; encoded by the coding sequence ATGATTGACTATTTTAGAGAGGTGTTAGACTACGTATTCGATCACGGGATTGGAATTACTTTGTGTGGTGATTTTTCTTCACACACCCCATCTGGGTCAAATCCTCATAACAGGCAAATAGTAATTAATACGAAATGGTACAAGCAACGTCAACTGCCGTATATAACTGCACATGAAGCCTCACATGTGTTGAACCAAGATTCTGGGGTATTATATTACAGTGGGACTGCCAAAACCCCAATTGAGGCTAAGGCTAACCGCGGAGCTATTGATATATTGATTCCTATTTATTTTCAAGACATGGAAAGAGAATTTGCAGATCAATACACTTTTATGGAGGAATTCGAAGTTCCATCGTTCATGGAAGATTATGTAATCAGCAAAATTAGAGAGTATTATGCTAATTAG
- a CDS encoding PTS transporter subunit EIIC — translation MRINEQQLIQRLVPRLLRVRQTNFYRIIQRTLMLTFPFILIGTFSQIIQLTVLTKTGFIASIFHLSKWVSYYRYLHYPFDSLTALTLNGVAVVAAFGAAKYHAKLNQRDDQLAGLTAAMVLLIMAYQYTNQNQVGIFNTLLIGTNGLTGALIVGGLTGLFFKWFSKPVPEQSSPHTTDILARTFGSLLPMALMLVIALAVSLALNWLMIVTYSAESWSAFQKFATTSHSLWLTFGMAALTLLLEILGLAGPYQERLVTNSATMTANLNYALTHHSAYHVPYPYTANTLYHAFGTFGGTGMLLALVIAIYIGSNNHNYHVVARWSLLPALFNSNGPLLTGLPVLYNPIYLIPFILAPLVNMGVAALAIGWHWIPPVVYPVPVGTPGPLIAFIGTNGNVVALLLGIIDLALSVAIYLPFMRLAEAIVQAAQKQAGGVEHA, via the coding sequence GTGCGAATTAATGAGCAACAATTAATTCAGCGATTAGTACCGCGGTTGCTAAGGGTACGACAAACTAACTTCTATCGAATCATTCAGCGAACCTTGATGTTAACGTTCCCGTTTATTTTAATCGGGACGTTTAGCCAGATTATTCAGCTGACTGTTTTGACGAAAACAGGTTTTATAGCTAGTATTTTTCACTTATCAAAATGGGTCTCATATTATCGTTACTTGCACTACCCGTTTGATAGTTTAACTGCGTTGACATTAAACGGCGTTGCTGTGGTAGCCGCGTTTGGGGCGGCCAAGTACCATGCCAAGTTGAATCAACGTGATGACCAATTAGCGGGACTGACCGCGGCAATGGTATTACTGATTATGGCATATCAGTATACGAATCAAAATCAGGTCGGTATTTTTAATACGTTATTAATTGGAACGAACGGGTTAACGGGGGCCTTGATTGTCGGTGGCTTGACTGGTTTATTCTTTAAATGGTTCAGTAAACCGGTGCCCGAACAGAGTAGTCCGCATACCACGGATATTCTGGCACGAACGTTTGGTTCGTTGTTACCGATGGCGTTGATGTTAGTCATTGCTTTGGCTGTGAGCCTCGCTTTGAACTGGCTGATGATCGTCACGTATTCAGCAGAAAGTTGGTCGGCGTTTCAAAAATTTGCGACGACCAGCCATAGTTTGTGGCTGACTTTTGGGATGGCTGCCTTAACCTTACTGCTAGAAATTCTAGGACTGGCCGGCCCTTATCAAGAACGACTAGTGACTAATAGTGCAACCATGACGGCTAACTTAAATTACGCCTTAACACATCACTCTGCGTATCATGTGCCATATCCGTATACGGCCAATACGTTGTATCACGCTTTTGGAACCTTTGGTGGGACCGGGATGTTATTAGCGCTAGTTATTGCGATTTATATTGGGAGCAATAATCATAATTATCACGTGGTCGCACGCTGGAGTCTATTGCCCGCACTCTTTAATAGTAACGGCCCGTTACTAACGGGATTACCAGTTCTGTATAATCCGATTTATCTAATTCCGTTTATTTTAGCCCCCTTAGTTAATATGGGCGTGGCAGCACTGGCAATTGGCTGGCACTGGATTCCACCGGTAGTTTATCCGGTTCCTGTGGGGACACCGGGACCGTTAATTGCCTTTATTGGAACTAACGGCAATGTGGTGGCACTATTACTAGGAATTATTGACTTAGCCTTGTCAGTGGCGATTTATTTACCGTTCATGCGGCTGGCTGAAGCTATCGTGCAGGCAGCCCAAAAGCAGGCGGGAGGTGTTGAGCATGCGTAA
- a CDS encoding GH25 family lysozyme has product MTKRQHYRPVYAKTRWARWRHRIGWLLVLVVVIGSVWGGLLWLRWRSNAVVSGFDVRGVAVSQNDGYLDFAALQNDGLKFVYLHATQGASYTDDNFSSNYERIVGTSLGVGVVHTFSFSSTAAAQAAYFEKTVGDSVGNLPIAIQVQYYGDYTDKTIAVRKSRAKLKALVTTLTQDYDRACVVWSTPAVAKQIVKPALKHTALWLDTVKTHQQGQRVMFMHYSDRAVYRQNGTRQEFTGVLFNGSTEAFNKVVAQGLN; this is encoded by the coding sequence ATGACAAAGCGACAACATTATCGACCGGTATATGCGAAAACGCGCTGGGCGCGGTGGCGCCATCGAATTGGCTGGTTATTAGTCTTAGTAGTCGTCATTGGAAGCGTCTGGGGCGGCTTGCTCTGGTTACGGTGGCGTAGTAACGCTGTTGTAAGTGGCTTCGATGTGCGTGGGGTCGCCGTTTCACAGAATGACGGTTATTTAGATTTTGCCGCCTTGCAAAATGACGGTCTTAAATTTGTCTATTTGCATGCTACCCAAGGTGCCAGTTATACGGATGATAACTTTTCCAGTAATTATGAACGCATTGTCGGCACGAGTCTTGGAGTGGGCGTCGTTCATACCTTTAGTTTTTCATCGACGGCTGCGGCTCAAGCGGCCTATTTTGAAAAGACCGTGGGTGACAGTGTAGGGAATTTACCGATTGCCATTCAGGTGCAATATTACGGTGACTACACGGATAAGACGATTGCGGTCAGAAAGAGTCGTGCCAAACTTAAGGCCTTGGTTACGACGCTGACGCAAGATTATGACCGCGCATGCGTGGTTTGGTCAACACCAGCGGTTGCTAAGCAGATCGTTAAGCCAGCACTTAAACATACGGCTTTGTGGCTTGATACGGTTAAGACACATCAACAAGGCCAGCGCGTGATGTTCATGCATTATTCTGATCGGGCAGTGTATCGCCAAAATGGCACGCGGCAAGAATTTACGGGCGTTTTATTCAACGGTAGTACTGAGGCGTTCAATAAAGTTGTTGCGCAGGGGCTGAATTGA
- a CDS encoding DUF4097 family beta strand repeat-containing protein, giving the protein MSAKIEQLVAMRLNTYFKQQPVTPALTELKTELATDLNEAANDKERGGLDPEAAVAEAFSDFGDINDLIQQVNTENGDTDKVRRHQITVDEDGIAIDNGEALKINAEGISINNGAIKADVNGLKVGRWTLDADGINEQEPANTAAPSSRPVNLAGEYVERLPLVNEQRVAVADLASVTISYRSATVKVLPTRGTTDEVIVREYMNYKNPAYQGQVTQRGTDVQIVQGKVPFLIPLRVHVQILIPVQFSGKLALNSRSGNVLVGGLKQLMAVNLKVISGSAQVTAMAATSMVGELTSGGLIMDDVQVTEQLELAVKSGRIRLSSVTAGAYAVSATSGSVTGQHLRGGGRWIAKSGSIKLGFATIAGDIDLTANSGSIKVTTPVDSSYRYELESQSGRVLAPKHATVEHQADGYQTGRVGQTGTYLIHGRARSGTIHLS; this is encoded by the coding sequence ATGTCAGCAAAGATTGAACAACTTGTGGCGATGCGGTTAAATACTTATTTTAAGCAGCAACCAGTGACCCCCGCCTTAACGGAACTAAAAACAGAATTAGCAACTGATTTGAATGAAGCGGCCAACGATAAAGAACGTGGCGGCTTAGATCCTGAAGCGGCCGTTGCGGAAGCATTTAGTGATTTTGGGGATATTAATGATCTGATCCAGCAAGTGAATACTGAGAATGGCGATACAGACAAGGTTCGTAGACACCAGATAACGGTGGACGAAGACGGGATTGCCATTGATAATGGTGAAGCTTTAAAGATTAATGCTGAGGGTATCTCCATTAATAATGGGGCCATTAAAGCTGATGTGAATGGCTTAAAAGTGGGCCGTTGGACTTTGGATGCTGATGGAATCAATGAACAAGAACCCGCCAATACGGCAGCGCCCAGTTCCCGCCCAGTTAATTTGGCTGGTGAATACGTGGAACGGTTACCGCTAGTCAATGAACAACGTGTGGCTGTGGCTGACCTAGCAAGTGTGACCATTAGTTACCGGTCTGCCACAGTGAAGGTGCTGCCAACGCGTGGCACAACGGATGAAGTAATTGTGCGTGAATACATGAATTACAAGAATCCTGCTTATCAAGGACAAGTTACGCAGCGTGGTACTGATGTCCAAATTGTTCAGGGAAAGGTCCCATTTTTAATTCCGTTACGGGTACACGTTCAAATCCTGATTCCAGTACAGTTCAGTGGTAAGCTGGCTTTGAACAGCCGCTCAGGTAATGTTTTAGTAGGTGGTCTAAAACAATTGATGGCAGTTAACCTGAAAGTCATTAGTGGTAGTGCTCAAGTGACCGCCATGGCAGCAACATCAATGGTAGGTGAACTGACATCTGGTGGTTTGATCATGGATGATGTTCAAGTTACTGAACAACTTGAGTTAGCAGTTAAGAGTGGGCGCATTCGCTTGAGCAGCGTGACTGCAGGCGCATATGCGGTCAGTGCAACGAGTGGTAGTGTTACCGGTCAGCACTTACGTGGCGGTGGTCGCTGGATAGCTAAGTCCGGGAGTATCAAGTTAGGTTTTGCTACTATTGCTGGTGATATCGACTTAACGGCCAACAGTGGTTCAATCAAGGTAACGACGCCTGTGGATAGTAGTTATCGCTACGAGTTGGAGTCGCAAAGCGGCCGGGTACTCGCACCGAAACACGCGACGGTCGAACATCAGGCGGATGGGTATCAAACGGGACGAGTTGGTCAAACAGGAACTTACTTGATTCATGGCCGGGCCCGGTCTGGCACGATTCATTTAAGTTAG
- a CDS encoding DUF4828 domain-containing protein yields the protein MKRRGVILFGLSLLAGLSSTLVRKRHPSTVADGDLAVFYAGTWTYRDEAHHRDHTLEIDPNMMIRIDGRSMPATVESISVSALVLLDQYGFHLEVRANEQRPVTLFDEADDRSYVILSPNAS from the coding sequence GTGAAGCGGCGTGGTGTAATTTTATTTGGTTTATCATTGCTAGCAGGGCTCTCCAGTACATTAGTTCGCAAACGACATCCTAGTACAGTCGCTGATGGTGACTTGGCAGTCTTTTACGCTGGGACTTGGACCTATCGTGACGAAGCACATCACCGGGATCATACCCTTGAAATCGACCCCAATATGATGATTCGCATCGACGGGCGCTCAATGCCAGCAACTGTTGAATCAATCTCGGTAAGTGCGCTCGTCTTACTTGACCAATATGGCTTTCACCTTGAGGTACGCGCTAACGAACAACGTCCCGTGACCCTCTTCGATGAAGCTGATGATCGTAGTTACGTTATCCTATCACCGAATGCTTCATAA